Within the Glycine max cultivar Williams 82 chromosome 12, Glycine_max_v4.0, whole genome shotgun sequence genome, the region TTTATAAATAGGTCTGTAAGTGGTACTTCTTGTGGATTATTTTACTCCTTAGCACCACAAGGTTTGACCTAGAGCTGTGTTTCTCCTGCATATGGTTATGATTTAGAAAACAGTTAGCTGCTGCTTgtaaatgattataatgattttCTTGTTGACCATTGTCTTTCTTTGTTATGTAACAGTATTAAGTGATCCTGCCAAGCGTTTGGACTATGATTTAACTGGGATATGTGAGATTGAAAAATATAGCTTGCAGGTATGCAGCGTAAATCTCAATTAATGTTTGTTATCATTTAATTAGATTTGCTATTGATCTATCATCTTGGTTGATAACTCCTGTACTTGCCTTTGGTGGGCTTTTCCCTTTGTAACACAGGAATATCTTGCCAGATTTAAAAGCATGATTCTTACCTGCAATGGACTTGGTATCAATCAGACAGACAGATggtatttattttgatttttttttcctgtcttTCTGTGCACTGTTGTTCAATGGCAGAGGTGGGATTCACCTGCTATAAAGTCTTGAATGTAACCATCTATAATGTCTTGAATGTAACCATAACAAATCCTGTCGATCTAtgaggaatttcaaaatgaacaGGACTAAAATCTGTTTCTAGTGAAAACTTGCATTACCGTATAGAGAACTATATAATTGGTTCTTTCCACGCAACCACTTGaactttattttctctaaaGCCCAACATTTACTTCAAGGGCTCTAAAGTCAAAACTATATTTTGGATGTCAATAAAGGTTTTAGCCATTATGTGGGGGAAtgtgttgtgttatttttaagTGAGCTAACACAATTAACTAAAAACTGGCATAGGATGCAACTCGACGTAGATGTGCTCAAGGAGTATGATAATTTTGGTCGCCACAGCTTTGATGTGATACTTTGTAATCAATCTCAGATCCGAACCACCTTGAACAGTTGAACAACAGATTTAATATTGTAACAAGTATTTCTACGTAGTGCtttgaatatttaataacatttgGAGAATTTAGGAGACACTGGTCTTCTGTTGGATTCTTTCATTCCATTATGTCTTAAGGCCAAAACACTTTGAAACCCAAGCTTCTGTTTTTTTACTTCTGGTCTTCCTATATTTCCTAACCTAAGTAATAAACCCAAAATCCCTCATGATTTATTGATAAGCCTTGAAAACATCAATTCATTGATATTGGATTACTTTTTTGCATAAGCTGTTCACCGCCTCGAAAAGCCTTAATTTCGGCCCTTGACTGCCTCTCTCGAGATCCCCAACTGAACATCTATTTTTGTAAATGGATCTGCGGTATATCTGATGtaagttttatttcttattcAACTCTAATCTTACCTaaccaaaatttaaatcttGTGCTATAATGCAGGTCACAAcaattgattgaaaattttgagTCCCTAGATAAATAAGGTTTGTCCTTTACTCTCTTTCAATTTATATTCCCTTGATTTTGATCTCTGCACTAGTATGCCATTATAAATTAATCGACAAACATTTCTTACAGGCATCTAAATCTCAATTTTGGCCAGTGGAGAGTGATGAATAAGGACATCTAAGCGTGTCTTTTTCCTTTAACATGCTCTTAAATTCCACCCCACTCGATTTCAATGAGATTTGAAACCTCCATAATTGACCATGCAACCTGGTCTGATTGAATCATACATACTGTAACATTATGCTACTCCAATGTGTACGTTTAGAATGATCTGTTGTGATAAACCTTTAAGTCCTTGTACAAGTTTTCTTTCATGCATCTTCCCTCTTAGTTTGTTGACTAGTGGGTTTTACCtgtatatttaatcaattaatccACTTACCAGGCTCTAATAATTGAATTGGTATAGTCAGGTTCAGAATTCTGAACACGTGCCCATACTAAACACTAGCGTTTGACCTTGAATGGTTGAATGCTCTTCTTATGGCCAGCAATAATACCAGTAAACAAAAGCgactattaaatatttatacaaagaTAACGACATTCAACCTTGAAAAATGTAAcccataatattaaaataagtttctGATTGGAGGTTCTTCACTTACAATAGcccttttttttcatcttattgGGTGCCATTGTCACTATGTTGTCCGCTCCTACTACGATGCATGGATACTGGAAAAAAAATGCTGCCTGGTGCGTAGGACCCTTTAACCTTTGCTGTATCGTGTTGTATTACAGCACGCGTGTTGTTAATTGCGTTGGATCCATATTGTGTATGATCACATCACAAGTATAgtacttttgtttcttttattaagTCCACAGTTTGAAAACTACATTAATAAATGACAATCTCCTCCGGTTTTACTAGCCCAccgcaaatttttttaaaagaaaaaatatcggCCAAATTTGCTCAATAATTGAGGCTTGCTGTTGTCATGCTCATGCACAATTGTTTAAGAGTActagttaaaataataaataggtgAGTATTTATCGTTGTAGTTATTGATTGCTTAGTCAAGATTCCATTGAAATCAATGATACCATATTTATATTTACCgaataaacaatttaattttaaaacaataaaatattgagATTGGGGGATTCACTAACTCAATAATTGCcaaagttttttattattattattggactGCTAGTTTATTTGTATTACTCAATCTTaccatcttcatttttttaatccttcgGTTCATCAAACgataaaaatcttaattaatttaaaattcaatcaaaatgaaattaaagtctaattaaaaattattttaattaatgattaaactTGAGTATTACCTAAAAAAATTGACCTTAACTTTAATCCATTAATCATTTATATTCAATTACTTGGTTCATTATCATGttcatttgttattatataaattaattataaatcaattttataaaagagaATCTGCTTTTGGAAGGGTACTGTATAAAATAAGAGGTTAAAAATATTCGCCACATCTTTCAAAACCAATTCAAAAGGCGACGAAAAAAGATCTTACATAGAAGGGAAAAGCcgaaaaagaagacaaaatacaaaatatatagtataCAATATACGTATAACAAGTAATCAATTAACGCTGATACTTGTAGAAAAAGGATGAAGTAGATTGacgatactttttttttaattttaaaatctttaattaatatcaGTTCCTTTAGATCACCTCAATAAAGCTGGTACATGGAACTAGTCTTAAAAACCTTCAGGTTTCTTGAGAAAAATCGCTTAGATGTTGAAAATTAGGAGTATATTCTCAAAAGTTTCTCCATATAGAAAGTTAGTTGTACATAAATTCCTCTCTGTTCCACTCAAAACTTTCAAAAGACATATTAAGTACCCtctcttaaaatataaaattaatttcaaactttgaccaaaaaaataaaaatagcaagGTTTGTTTTTTCACGTCGTACAGAACTAAACAAAAGAGTAAGAGACAGAGATCCTGGTGATCATGAATTGGTCTTGGCAAAATACAAAGTAGTGCATAACATAagctaagaagaaaaaaagggcaGGAAGCAGGAATGGATTGGAGTAACCTAATTAACGAGAAAGGCTAATTAGAGGAAAGGAAGAAGCGAATGTGATCCAGGAAGGTCAAATGCTGAGGCCTATCCTTGCGCTTCACATAACCAATTGTCTCTTTCTGCGAATAACACCTCAACCCACGCTTCCCGTTTTTCTTCCACAGCTCCATCGCGTAGTTCCCATGCGCATAATACGCCTCGGCGCACGTTAGCCCCGCCGCCGCCTCCTCCTCCCCATCAAACCCGTCGTCGTCCTCTTCCTCGGCCGCAGGAACCACCTTGATCGGGAGACGCTCGTAGTGGGCGCGTGAGGTTCCCTCGAGCTCGTCCATGCGCTCGAGGCCGCGCGTGGAGACCGAGTAAAGCTCCCCATGGACCCCATGACCCGACCCGGGAATGTTGAGGAGGAAGGGGACCTTGTAGGGCCCACAGACCAGAGGATATTTGGCGGCGGTGCGGTAGGTTCCGACGAAGGAGGCGTCGCCGGAGCGAATGAGGTCTTGGAGAAGGGGGTGGTTGGAGAAGCCTCGCTTCAGGGTTCCGTAGGTGAATATTAGCGTTGTTCTTCCCTCTCCGACGCCGTTACCGTTAACCTCTCTCTCGGCTACCATATTTTCAGGGTAGGGCGTTGGGCATGGAATCACAAATATTTTGAGAGAAGATTTAATGGCTCTGTTAGTGGAAGAACCAAAAATGCTGAACGACTTTCCCTTTTTATAGCGCCAAAAcgtagatgattttttttttcttttcgctttttcaatttatcttttgagtttggattttttatacccatatattatatcttattttcttttttatcaaatcatattacttattatatttacatttatttattttttcggtGCCAAATAGTATAGAGTTTTCTATgtatctttattcttttttttatattttattgtggTGCCTTTTAAATAAAGGTTTCCTTTTTAAAtcttcaagagagaataaaaataatccTTTTGGGGGAGTCATAACGTAAGTCATGGCTAATACGCACCCTGAATTTTGATCTCTGCCGTGAAATAAAACGTGATCCGTCTAGACTCAAAAGCATGGTTCAtatgaattataattaaagttacAGTATGGTTTTCCCTATTTAAAATTCGAAAAGTTTGGCGACATTAAACActtgaagaaggaaaaaagagagagagagaaaactgATAAGTGTAGTTATATATGGGATTTGATAAAGGATATaatatgataagaaaaataaaataaaaagatataataagTATTAATAGAGTATAAGTTTAATTACTTAATACGATTCTTCAAAATTTACTCCAGATCAGATAAATTAAAGGTTTAACTACTTGTATGATTCTTACctgcataatttttaaatataagttttaatacatatttttttaactcgTTTTAGTTCTTAAGATTTTGAACTACAAATAGAGATTAAAATGAATTCGAAAAAAAGTATGtatagaaactaaaacaaaTAGTATCTAAACATAAGAACTAAGATGTAAATATCATGCAAGTGGAAGGATCGAATGAACAGTTAAACTTAAATTAAAgttagaataataaattaactaaaagagaagaaaaaaatgatcaaCACTAATGGAAAACATTCAAAATTTTTAATCGAAAATCTTAGCAAGCATCGATTGTTTGACTTTAACCCATGTAGCATTAACCAACAAAAAAGAACTATTTTTTCACGATAAGATGAATAAAGATTAAAGTTCTATtagtaatgtaataaaaaaaaaagtttctgttagtaaaaaaatattgttcacATTAAATGttaaactattttgaaaaaGATTGTTTCTAAAAGAGAATATTacgaagaaaaacataaaaacatgtagtttgagtttaagcttgactaacatatatataatttaaaactgATGTCTTTTAGACAGTGTTTTTACTGATGCATTagacaaaatcaaaagaaagaatgaaTAAAGTATGCAGTATGGTATTGGTGATGACTTCAAATTACTTTACATTTGGTTTTGGTCTGGGTACTACACCGTACCCAAAAATCGAAAGCATaatgatgaaaaagagaaaaggaatccCGTAGGCGTAGCGAATTACACAAGAACCATACACGTGTGACTCAATGAGGGACCATCCGTACTTGTACTTTTCCGCATGTACCATATACGCCAAAATGCACTCCTCCCTAGGATGCCAATTTGCCATACATGGATGATATTGTATATTGGATTCTGTACTTTACTTTGCACTTTGGCATCAATTGCCATGCTAACACGGCACACGGCACACGGCACATACACGGAAGGTTGCTTTGTCAGTGTCCGCACTTGGCACATCATTACAAtacaattctttttttctttcataagttaatggtttatttaaacttaaaacaatatattttttttaataaatagatatgatttatttttaaattaagtagaaaatattttttaaaataaaaacactgcCTAGACAAACatgttaaaaaacaaaaaattacttattttattaaaataaatgttttctaagaaataaatttaaataaactcacTCATTACTACAAAgtacaaaattactttttatcccttgtacaaaattttctttataattaaaatgggACCTTTCATCCTTTTTCATCTTTAGGAGTGTATTATTTATACTCCATATAAAGAGAATGCTTTTAAAATGcgagtataaaaaataaagagtaaaaaaaatatggaattaatatgagaaaaagatctcttgattttcatgaaaaaaatggtgTCCATTGATGTTATGTATAGATTAGATTGAAGAAATATTGCATGTACTAAGTAATATATATCAACACATATAATGCATACTATAATTTcaaataatgtttatattttttaaatatatcttcAAAATGGAATTTAAGTAAGAGTTTAGTAACTCAACACTCTTCAATATCAAAACCAATCATCCGGAAAGGGCTGTAATTGTAGCACGTACTTTTACCAATTCCATGCTGAGCCtccatatattaaattattacaatGATCGTATATTTGAAGTTGAAACACATTAGCAACAAGGTAAGCAGTAACTTGTTGCTAACCTACCTTGTTGCACATTAGAGTTTAGTTCtgctttgctttattttttctactgtataaaaaaaaacacattagcAACAAGGGAAAATGTGGAAACAATCTTTCTAGCTTGAGAGTAAAGATGAATATCTATGCCGACAAGAACACGCTATAGTACTTTtgctataaaatattttctatttaacaGATTTTATTTCCTCAGCATATATTCAATGAGAATTGATTACGGGTTCTTAGAACTTAAGAATCAATATAATTTCACCATTAGAGTAATTGACATGACCTTATATAAGTAAGCAATCATTCTTAACAATTCTTAAGAACTGTAAAACTCGGTGTAAGTTGTAAAAAGTTGTAACATTAGAGAGAAAGCTTGTCAAGGTTCTTAAATCCCATGCAACAAGAATGTAGAGTCTACTAAAAATGATTTAAGCAAACTCCACCATGAGATAAGCACGGTTGGAGATGCTTCCGATAAATGAATTCCATATGCACAGCTTTGCAGCAAAAACTACCAAAATTACAGAAAGTAATGAACATATTCAAAGGAGGTCATCTAAAAGGAGGATATGGCCTAGAGTTACCACAGTAATGTGTTCCAGTGTTTCCAGACCGAGCCACACCCATAGAATTAGCAGGAACAAAGTAGGCTGCGGGTAAACCAAACTGCGGGGCACCGGGCACAGGCATAAACACACGCTGGTATTGGGGAGAAGGAGTGAACCGAGGGTGAGTTACAGCTGTCCGAGGACGTTTGCTGATGTTGCCCCACTGATTATTAATGGGGAGGAGTACCCCAGTATCACGTTTCTTTTCTTCAGGTTTGTGCACGGTTACGGTCACTGCTTCCTTGTCACATTGCTTTTCTCCAGCCTTTTGCAATTGGGTGACTGCTTCTCCAGCACATGTCTTTTCTTCAGGTTGCTGCACTTCAACTTTGGAGGAAGGTCCTGAGGCTGAACGAACAATATTTTCCTTCTGCTGCTCTAGATCAACAATGCGTTCATTAATCTCTTTAACTAGATCCTGAGATTCTAGGTTGTTCTCTGAAATGCACTTTAGAACAGTTCCCAGACTAGCAATTTCTTCATCCCTGGCCTTAAGCTGCATTCACGTTCAACATATAACTACTATGCAACTATATGAAGACTGATAAGTTAATGAAATGGAAtttgaaaagggaaaaataaccTTTTGTTCGATGGACTTTTTTTTGCAAACAAACCTCTTGGTGACCGACTTTACTTTCTCCATATGTTGTCGCAAGAGATCAACTGGTTGGATCTTGTCGGCCAACTTATATGCACAAATGAATCTAACAGCTACTATGTGCTGCTGCTTCATAATAAGATTCTGAACAAAATCTGCAAGACACAAAGGTAATTTGACTTCATCAAATCAATTCAGAAAAGTCCTTTGGAATTAAAGTTCATTCCAAGCACTAACCAGGATGTCAATTTGTTAACTAAAGAAAGAGGGATGTTAGGGTAAGCAATATAAAAAATCTGTGAAGACAACTACAGTTGCAAGAAAATATGGATTCAATTTCCCTCAAACAGCTAATACTTTAGTCTTACTATATGTGTAGAGCATGTTTCATGTACAATGTGTTGTCTTACcaatgtattataaaaaaataaaaaataaaaaactatattatttccacccaaaaaaaaaaaacacaaaatagcTATGGTGATTAAATAAGACATACCAAAGATTTTATCCACAAAACCAAGAGTCCGAAACAGCTCTACAGCTTGCTTGTGCTGAGCAGCAGATTCAAAGAGCTTTAAGAGTCCATCTTTGTTAAAATGAGAAACCAATCCATAAATGGACAATAGATATAGAAAGCCCAGAATTGTCAAAGAGTTTTCAGCACTTTCTCTGATGTTCGCTTCCAAATTGAATGCTATCTTCTGCGCCTCCTCTCTTACATGGGGTTTGACCCGTGGTGAGATTCTCATCAACTGTTCCAACAGAAAGATGTGGCTCTCATCAATGATAATAACACCTTCGCCTCCCTTTTTCTCTGAACCAATAGGGATCTGAATCATATCCAAAACAACTTTTGCTGGATCTGATGATGGATGGAGATCAACTAACATGTTGGCGCTAATAAACTCATTTGTGTGCTCAATATAGGGAAACTGCAAATTTCTTCCATCAATGGTGGGACTCGATTGATTATCTGTGTAAGATAAAACTATGAAAGCGTCAGAAAATCAAGTTGACAAATAGTAAAATGGTGATCATAGAATGCAATACAAAAGTCAGCAATAAAGCAAAGCAGCTCTCCAAACTTGATTTGCATGGGTGACAGAAAGAAAGCCACTCTATACTAATATTTAGAAGCAACATCATCATAGTGCTATAACACtagaagaaactgaaatgagaGGATAATATACGAATAAGTGAAAGAATATTCTCCGAAAAGAACAGATCATGAACATTATTAAAACAGAACAATGTAACACAAGACGATGGTAGAATAAATGCAGAACCAAACACTTAGTTACACCTTTTCTCTTTTCAGGGATAAATGTATCAGAGCTAGTAACAGATTAGACAGATATATGCTATTGCATCATAAACTTGATTTTACCTGAATGAGGTCCATTTAGCATTAGATAGTTATAAAAGTATTTAGGATAACGTTAATCAATATGTGGTGCTATAGTATATACACagtaaaatataagataattcCATATGGACGGAGTATGCATCATTATTTAGCATTTTGGCATGTGAACAACAATTGACAAGACATTTTTGTGTTTGAACAATTGGCCAATAGATATGAATCATATGATCACTATCATGAATGATGTTCTAAATTCTAAtatgaagaaaatacaaatgcAAAATAGCTTGTGTAATGGCTAGTATGCTGCAAATAAGTTCTAGcagaaaaaaaatggtgaaaatAAGTTTCTAACTTAATAAACTGAAAGACATGACATATGTATATGTATCAGATACATACATAAGGCTTGTAAGGATTGAATTCAACCAAACAAAAGAAGTAACAAAATGTTTTTTGTCTTCATTGCAGACTACTCTAATCTCTAGAGAGAAAACAGGTGATTTAAAGGTGCTTTTTGTATTGCTAACCAGTTAGAGATTACACTTCTTGTTTCTTCCCTTTGATCTTAAAGATCAAGTGCTCCAATGGTTTGTCAGGAAATTGAATCAGTATTGTACCGCATACACCATGCACCATTtggaaatatttgaaaaaaacaaaactacatTAATCTATAATAAGCCACTTGATGAAAGGATGCCAAgagattctaaaaaatatataattctaGTCAGTTCAACAGCATATTACTACAAGATATTTATCTATCTTCAAGAAAATTATGGAGATCTGTCAATTTGATTAAGATATACAACATTGACCTGACTAGAGAGGTAATATACAGATCaggtgaataaaaaaaacatcaatatgATTAAAGAAAACAGTTGAGGTGAAAATTGTTTCGACAAAGTAGAGAGAGGCGCATGCATTTACCTGGAGGTTCTTCAGTTTTACCAAGGGCATGCAGAGTTTGATATTGCAGGGAAATTATATCTAGAAGCCTCTGAAGCTCAATTGCATCGAAAGATGAACCAATCTCATAAGTAGCAACAAACTTAAAAAAGTCCAGAACCTCCAAACAATCCTTATCACCCACAACTAAGTTTGCCTTCCAGTGACTTGCCAATTTCTTTGCTTCTTGCTTAACACGAATCCCAATCACTGGCGAAGAtttctttaattcatccattaAAAGATTACAGATTCTCCTTGAGATACTGGCACCATATTCAATAAGTTCTTGCCTTGAATGAGAAGCGTAAAAACCTTTTATTGTATCTAGCACCAGCTTAGTAGGGTTAGCAAATGTTTGGAGAGCATTAGAGACTTGACTACACATCAACTCATACTTTTCCAAAAGATTAATGAACAAAAGTAAATTCTTGCTATTATCTGCATCTGTAAGATGTTGTTGGTTAAAGAGATTTGCACTGTTGTTTGAACTGTTGGCATCTGTGAACTGTTGTTGGTCATTGGACTTCTGTTTCGACACTTGTTCCTCTTCAAATGATTTTCTTAATGATTCAGATTGATTCTGTTTTGACTCAGAATCCTTTACTTTTCCTTCAAACGGCTTCTCATTTTGCTTGAGCTCCTTCAGTTGCTTTTTAAACTGTATCTCTTTTAACTCAAACTCCTTCACTAGTCCTTCAAATTGATTCTTTTTGGACTCAAGATCCTTCATTTGCCCTGCAATCTGCTTCTGTATTGACTCGAGCTCCTCATGTAGCACTTTATACCGTGCTTCTTTTGACTCAAGCTCCTTCACTTGTCCTTCATATTGATCCTTTTTGGACTCAAGATCCATCGTTTGTCCTTCAATTTGCTTCTCTTTTGACTCGAGCCCCTTCACTTGTATTTCAAACCGTTTCTCATTTGATTTGAGCTCAAGCACTCTTTTTTCATATTGCTTCTCATTTGAAACAAGTTCTTTCACTTTTGTTTCATATTGCTTCTCATTTGACTCAACCTCTTTCAGTCTTCTTTCACACTGCTTCTCATTTGACTCAAGCTCTTTTACTCTTCTTTCATATTGTTTCTCTCTACAACCAAGCTCCCTGACTTTTCTTTCATACAGCTTCTCATTTGACTCGAGCTCTTTTACTCTTCTTTCATATTGTTTCTCTCTAGAACCAAGCTCCCTGACTTTTCTTTCATACAGCTTCTCATTTGACTCAAGCTCTTTCAGTCTTCCTTCACATTGCTTCTCTCTAGAACCAAGCTCCCAGACTTCTCCTTTAAATTGCTTCTCTTTCAACTCATGTGCACGTACCAGTCCTTCAAATTGGTTCTGTTTTGATTGGAGTTCCTTTACCTGGCCTTCATAACGCTTCTGTTTTGATTCAAGCTCCTTTGCTTGACCTTCAAATTGCTTCTCTTTTGACTCAAGATTCATCACTCGTTCCTCAAACCCCTTCTCTTTAGACTCAAGCTCCTTCACTTGCCCTTCAAACCGTGCCTCTTTCAGTTCAAACACCTTCTGTTTCCCTACAAATTCCTTCATTTTGAATTCAAGAaccttcatttgttcttcaAACTGCTTCTCTTTTGACTTGAGCTCCTTCACCTGCCCTTCAAACTGTGCCTCTTTCAATTCAAGCTCCTTCTGTTTCCCTTCAAATTGCTTCCTTTTGAACTCAAGATCCTTCATTTGTTCTTCAACCCACTTCTCTTTTGACTTGAGCTCCTTCACCTGCCCTTCAAACCGTGCCTCTTTCCATTCAAATTGCTTCATTTTGAACCCAAGATCCTTCATTTGTCCTTCAAAGCGCTTCTCTTTAGACTCAAAATCCTTCAATTGCACTTTAAACCGTGCCTCTTTTAACTCAAGCTCCTTCCCTGTTACTTCATATTGCTTATCTTTTGACTGCAACTCCCTGACTATCTCCTCAAACTTATTCCTGGTTGCCTCGAaatccttctctttcttttcaaactCCAGACTTCTTTTCTCCATGAAGCAGTTGAGAGAAACAATCTCTTCCCTGCTAGATCGAACCTCGCGAAGAAGCTGATTAATCCTCGCACGCATGGACTTGACGGTGTCACTGCCTTGCTCGTTAATCAACCTCCGCACCACATCAAGCTCTTCCTCTTTGGTCCTAAGCTCCTCGTTGCGTTCAGCGACTTTGTTGGTAAGAGTCCTGACATCGTCTTGCATCATGTGAACTCTGTCGTAAAGCTGATGGAACTCGGCGTCCTTGGCCCTCAACTCTTGCTCTCGCTCTCTAATCAAGTCCACGATCAAACAGAGGCGCGCGTCCTTCTCGGCGAGTTCACGGTCAGTATCCTGAATGTCCCTCTGCGTTTTCTGGTAAAGCTCTTGGCGCTCAGTGATCACGCGGTGCATCCTGTCGAGTTTCCAGttgcattcttcctccttcagcCTCAGTTCCCTGTCGCATTCGCTGATCCTCCTCTGTACGGACTCCAACTGGTTGGTCTTGGCTTCCAACTCTCGGTTCCGTTCTTCGACACTCCTCCGAACGACGTCGTATTCCCTCTCTTTGGCGTCGATTTCGCGGCCGAGTTGGCGTTTAACGGAGCCGAGTTGCTTCTCCTTCTCCTCAATGCGACGCTCAAGGGACTGTAGTCTCTGTTCGCTGTTGATGCTTCCCCTCTCCATGCCAATGCAAATGCTCGTGCTCGGACTCGGATTACATGGATTTCCCTCACTCGCCTTCCAGTGTTTTAGAGATTGGGGTTTCACAGTGATGTGGGATGATTTTGACCTTTGTCAACATAAAAGAGGGAAAACGGATCGGGAGCAGTTATAAACGGATATGCATCTGCATTCAAAAACAAACCGCATGTacgcaaaaacaaaaaacgcgtgtatggataaaaaaaacatacaaaacgGCATGCATGTTTGTTAGTCTTgctattcaattttaattatt harbors:
- the LOC100305987 gene encoding molecular chaperone DnaJ isoform X1; its protein translation is MAAADNTNPKDYYKVLEVEYDATDENIKLNYRRLALKWHPDKHGGDSAVTAKFQEIIEAYNVLSDPAKRLDYDLTGICEIEKYSLQEYLARFKSMILTCNGLGINQTDRCCSPPRKALISALDCLSRDPQLNIYFCKWICGISDVSFISYSTLILPNQNLNLVL
- the LOC100305987 gene encoding molecular chaperone DnaJ isoform X2 — protein: MAAADNTNPKDYYKVLEVEYDATDENIKLNYRRLALKWHPDKHGGDSAVTAKFQEIIEAYNVLSDPAKRLDYDLTGICEIEKYSLQEYLARFKSMILTCNGLGINQTDRCCSPPRKALISALDCLSRDPQLNIYFCKWICGISDVTTID
- the LOC100305987 gene encoding molecular chaperone DnaJ, with protein sequence MAAADNTNPKDYYKVLEVEYDATDENIKLNYRRLALKWHPDKHGGDSAVTAKFQEIIEAYNVLSDPAKRLDYDLTGICEIEKYSLQEYLARFKSMILTCNGLGINQTDRWSQQLIENFESLDK
- the LOC100802936 gene encoding putative gamma-glutamylcyclotransferase At3g02910, producing the protein MVAEREVNGNGVGEGRTTLIFTYGTLKRGFSNHPLLQDLIRSGDASFVGTYRTAAKYPLVCGPYKVPFLLNIPGSGHGVHGELYSVSTRGLERMDELEGTSRAHYERLPIKVVPAAEEEDDDGFDGEEEAAAGLTCAEAYYAHGNYAMELWKKNGKRGLRCYSQKETIGYVKRKDRPQHLTFLDHIRFFLSSN